A window of [Clostridium] innocuum genomic DNA:
TCTTCTCTGTTGCAGGCCTGTCCCCAATACAATACCAGAATCAGAATACCATGCTTTTTCAACAGATGCAATGCTTTTGTGGCCGCGCAAAGAGACGTTTTTCGCCTGGTCATGATTTCAGGATCCCCATGCGGCAGATATCCGAAATTAAAAATGCCGAGATCCAGCGGCTCCCGGATATAGATATCACAGCATTCATGTGAATCCAGAATCAGAGTGGCCTTCCCTTCCAGCTGTGCACTCTCCAGCTTTTCTCTGGTCTGCACATACGCCTGCGGCTGAATATCGAATGCATAAATATGAGAACAGTTTTTCTGCTGGGCTAGAAACAGCGTATCGTACCCCTGCCCCATGGTAAAATCCGCACAGATGCTGTTTTCTGTTAATTGGCTCTTCATGATATCATGAACGATTTCAACAACTTTTTTCATGTAATCTCCTTTTTTCATCACTGCATTCATTATATAATAGCAGTAAGGAGAATGCTATGAAAACAATAAACGATTCCCAAATACAATCTGTATTACAGCTCTTTTCGACCATTCATAAGGAAGCATGGCTGGTGGGAGGCTGTGTGCGTGATATGCTGATGGGGCGGGAGCTGCATGATTATGATATCACAACGGATGCCACGCCGTATGAGGTGATGGCGCTGTTTCAAGAAAAGGGCTACCGCGTCATACCAACCGGACTGAAGCATGGTACTGTAACCGTCCTTGTACAGGATGAGCCCATCGAAATCACAACCTA
This region includes:
- a CDS encoding rRNA methyltransferase, translated to MKKVVEIVHDIMKSQLTENSICADFTMGQGYDTLFLAQQKNCSHIYAFDIQPQAYVQTREKLESAQLEGKATLILDSHECCDIYIREPLDLGIFNFGYLPHGDPEIMTRRKTSLCAATKALHLLKKHGILILVLYWGQACNREESEALLAWSAALQSRCFSVCRITMHNKQNCPDILVISKEKEKVDYDQSRNI